A window of the Aspergillus flavus chromosome 6, complete sequence genome harbors these coding sequences:
- a CDS encoding uncharacterized protein (transient receptor potential ion channel-domain containing protein) has protein sequence MCVDQLARWHDRRTPGVSIHERPSFQSQDEWDSLRSSRRHWSRSDGGGIAWILMVMLVMLVSPTYAALVNFDNCLPAPTIASNPQKLQFVPLDVSVKFDLTNSLHNLNITVYGNVSGTADQSSSYPSPDDPQWTNRNATVGKIVDLDTSNNKYSTLITTVDVVSFSPYSGPTRFCDSIIQGDCPLGPVFYANASDLGSLRSFSVQHDMLSSYRFATLSSTLLIKSGDAAATDLGCISVDVTPDLGSALKSALAYVPLVILILVGVATVTAAIYSPWGTTDPFHWTSNYGRDEDVLRLVTPGFGDCLQYMQFAVLTGALSLNYPGYYQPVVSQVAWSTLMFNQSFLSPGNERNPVKDGVYTVNGTYGLDALQQYVGMESARDIWPGMIIWLLVVVVAITLIIQLAFALRWLHRELANIPEEDLRSKNMPFTVGNVIRIVCNYLFLPLISLSFFQLVIARQSPAYCVALAVVVILIMIAFAIWVIRLIASTRPKSYLFDDLPTVLLYGPLYNTFCDDAAAFTVVSLFLSFARGVAIGALQPSGIAQIVLLAICEVVAILTLVAFRPFPSPTSMNLYHACFSIVRFLTILLSVVFVPSLGVSQAARGWIGYVILFLHAIVLVFGFFLNALQTLVEVIARLAGAGGYEGGVTRGGLVKVFGMRQLSRRMPRRSVGTRQSMGSEAAMLAHTDERLSSQFDGSRPRSLSGSSAMLLNRAAASEGRTSAFYESGSAHGGTHSRANSSGLFTPTTPGSNPTFQGAGYQTTGSNSPKSGPLFAMQAHDPYYRPPRPRNKRVDMSGGEKGRTGARQRAGSDADDDIIEGPMSGRGTPVPAYIPAPKDDLDLDDPRQSRKDYAVREVDFYYRVRGPPLSQSGTRKLKTGPADPTGPVSSATGFFRNLFRGKTKESGKGFEVVRSARAPPPGLLPEGDDVHEPYRDEPDDQATAGHSRRVSGSDRSYPDTDSDDNNRTREALISLPQVESGAAIELPSRIGSQHSSPSGAPQASRPSRRDSRSLALEGDTASHRSLPIVTKAVSEEAHYPAPQLHPSSSGTGRLPFSAASSPSRDRNFSIASTTASTSSSRQHGNGTERPSSMGYVAQHRTRDYIHEASPDEPSFTGSAAELVDEPHHPEGSH, from the exons ATGTGTGTAGACCAACTTGCGAGATGGCATGACCGACGCACGCCTGGGGTTTCCATACACGAACGGCCATCGTTTCAGTCACAAGATGAGTGGGATAGCTTGCGATCGTCGCGACGACATTGGAGTCGGTCCGATGGCGGGGGGATAGCGTGGATATTGATGGTAATGTTGGTGATGCTGGTGTCTCCAACCTATGCTGCTCTGGTGAACTTCGACAATTGCTTGCCTGCGCCCACCATCGCCTCGAACCCACAGAAACTCCAGTTTGTCCCTCTCGACGTGTCCGTGAAATTCGACTTGACGAATTCTCTGCACAACTTGAACATCACGGTATACGGGAATGTTTCTGGGACCGCTGACCAGTCGTCATCCTATCCATCCCCCGATGATCCGCAGTGGACAAATCGGAACGCGACGGTGGGAAAGATCGTGGACCTGGATACGTCCAACAACAAATACAGTACCCTGATAACGACTGTTGATGTAGTTAGCTTCTCACCATACTCTGGTCCAACTAGGTTTTGCGACTCAATCATTCAAGGAGATTGCCCGCTGGGACCTGTCTTCTACGCCAATGC GAGCGACCTGGGTTCTTTACGTTCTTTCTCTGTTCAACATGACATGCTATCGTCGTACCGCTTTGCGACCCTGTCGTCAACTCTGTTAATCAAGTCCGGCGATGCAGCGGCCACTGATCTGGGATGTATATCGGTTGATGTCACTCCAGATCTTGGATCGGCCCTGAAAAGTGCGCTAGCTTATGTCCCTCTTGTAATCCTGATTCTTGTAGGAGTCGCGACCGTAACCGCCGCAATATACAGTCCATGGGGCACAACGGACCCATTTCACTGGACAAGCAATTATGGCCGCGACGAAGATGTCCTTCGCCTGGTAACGCCAGGGTTTGGGGACTGCCTACAATATATGCAATTCGCAGTATTGACAGGAGCATTGTCACTGAACTACCCCGGCTATTATCAGCCAGTGGTGAGTCAGGTTGCGTGGTCAACCCTCATGTTTAACCAGAGCTTTCTAAGTCCCGGGAATGAGCGGAATCCTGTAAAGGACGGTGTATACACTGTGAACGGTACCTACGGGCTGGACGCGCTACAACAGTATGTTGGAATGGAGTCGGCGCGGGATATCTGGCCGGGGATGATAATATGGTTACTTGTGGTTGTTGTCGCGATCACGCTCATCATCCAGCTCGCCTTTGCACTTCGGTGGCTTCATCGTGAACTTGCCAATATTCCGGAGGAAGACCTACGTTCTAAGAATATGCCATTCACCGTTGGCAACGTCATTCGAATCGTCTGTAACTATTTGTTCTTACCGCTCATCTcgctctctttttttcaaCTGGTTATCGCTAGACAATCTCCAGCATACTGTGTGGCTCTAGCCGTCGTGGTCATTCTCATCATGATAGCTTTTGCAATCTGGGTCATTCGGTTGATCGCAAGCACTCGTCCTAAATCATACCTCTTCGACGATCTGCCGACGGTGTTGTTGTATGGTCCACTGTACAACACTTTCTGCGATGATGCGGCCGCCTTTACTGTGGTGTCTCTCTTCCTGTCGTTTGCTCGCGGCGTCGCGATTGGCGCGCTTCAACCTTCAGGGATTGCTCAAATAGTGCTCTTGGCGATTTGCGAAGTTGTTGCTATTTTGACGCTTGTCGCTTTCCGCCCGTTTCCTTCGCCGACGTCCATGAACCTTTATCACGCCTGTTTCTCGATCGTGCGATTTCTCACAATACTCTTGAGCGTCGTTTTTGTTCCGTCTTTAGGCGTGTCACAGGCCGCCCGCGGTTGGATAGGCTACGTTATCCTCTTCTTACACGCAATTGTTCTAGTATTCGGGTTCTTTTTGAACGCCCTACAGACTTTGGTTGAAGTTATAGCTCGACTCGCCGGTGCTGGGGGCTACGAAGGTGGTGTTACCCGTGGTGGCCTCGTCaag GTATTTGGTATGCGGCAACTCTCACGGCGTATGCCAAGAAGAAGTGTTGGTACTCGCCAAAGCATGGGCTCCGAGGCTGCAATGCTAGCACACACCGACGAGCGATTGTCTTCTCAGTTTGATGGGTCACGGCCCAGAAGCCTTTCGGGCAGCTCCGCGATGCTTCTGAATCGAGCAGCCGCGAGTGAGGGCAGAACCAGCGCCTTTTATGAGTCGGGCAGTGCCCATGGAGGTACCCATAGTCGGGCCAATAGCAGTGGTCTATTTACACCCACCACTCCTGGTAGCAACCCTACTTTCCAGGGTGCAGGCTACCAGACAACAGGAAGTAATTCTCCAAAAAGCGGTCCTCTTTTTGCTATGCAAGCGCACGACCCCTACTACCGGCCTCCCAGGCCTCGCAATAAAAGAGTGGATATGAGTGGAGGCGAGAAAGGTAGAACGGGCGCTCGGCAACGGGCAGGCAGCGACGCTGATGATGATATAATCGAGGGCCCCATGTCTGGGCGGGGCACCCCCGTGCCAGCCTACATTCCTGCGCCAAAAGATGATCTTGATTTGGATGATCCTCGACAGTCCCGCAAAGATTACGCTGTTCGCGAGGTCGACTTCTACTACCGTGTCCGCGGTCCGCCACTGTCCCAAAGCGGCACGCGTAAACTAAAAACTGGCCCTGCAGATCCCACCGGACCTGTATCTTCTGCGACCGGCTTTTTCCGCAACCTGTTCCGAGGAAAGACTAAAGAAAGCGGCAAGGGATTCGAAGTTGTTCGTAGCGCAAGGGCACCCCCACCTGGTCTGCTTCCTGAAGGGGATGATGTCCACGAGCCATACCGAGATGAGCCTGACGACCAGGCTACCGCAGGGCACAGCCGTCGAGTCTCAGGAAGCGACCGATCATATCCAGATACAGATAGTGATGACAACAACCGAACACGCGAGGCGCTGATAAGCCTGCCTCAAGTTGAGTCCGGCGCGGCTATTGAACTGCCCAGTCGCATCGGCTCCCAGCATAGCTCACCTTCAGGGGCCCCACAGGCCTCGCGACCTTCTCGACGCGATTCTCGATCGTTGGCTTTAGAGGGTGACACTGCATCTCACAGATCTCTTCCCATTGTGACCAAAGCTGTTTCGGAGGAGGCCCATTACCCGGCTCCTCAGTTGCATCCTTCCTCGTCCGGTACCGGCCGATTGCCGTTTAGTGCTGCTAGTTCCCCTTCACGGGATCGCAATTTCTCTATAGCCTCAACAACCGCGtcaacatcctcaagccGGCAGCACGGGAACGGTACCGAGCGACCCTCAAGCATGGGGTACGTCGCCCAGCATCGCACCCGGGACTATATCCATGAAGCTAGCCCGGATGAACCGTCTTTCACTGGAAGTGCCGCCGAGCTCGTTGATGAACCGCACCATCCTGAGGGAAGTCATTAA
- a CDS encoding FYVE zinc finger protein, translating to MSSSSSSSVPASAPGGASTAYSALGRPAGFRPHATSDTAMTSEAGPAFDRRSGRRRSTVTGPDRKRRLVNAEGDVWSRQSVSGSATESGGRMTAQMDSRSISSAASMRPESSAPGASYSTPIDLSSSPPDQRPQRSNDRRTSWSRAGNDYLEYIRPRWQPDSEVTGCPICRTPFSFWYRKHHCRKCGRVVCASCSPHRITIPRQFIVHPPDTNRSRASTLIPPRVAPLIDLEGDDSAQSPTALNPALGGGEEVRLCNPCVPDPNPEPPRGYTTIRAPGEPQSGADYIRGGLSASTNHSRHRPYHSLSSPTRHPPYASIPDNFSTRSARRTVGSSDYHFYGGFGGSLGSRFQERPMEYGSLSAAGLAPSPIASGRPLHLASGSAMLSAGPSFATSSNQEIRLPISDPRRRVDERDLCPICDHVLPPLDVNGNEDAREAHIRQCIESHGSRARSSSHSSSPVAQSSTPVRMLAFTATEKDCLGHDGSAQECTICMEEYEVGQPLVRLECLCKFHKGCIVEWFERKKECPVHKVS from the exons atgtcgtcatcgtcgtcgagTTCTGTCCCGGCTTCTGCACCAGGAGGTGCTTCTACCGCATATTCCGCCCTGGGGCGTCCCGCGGGATTCAGACCCCATGCGACCTCCGATACTGCCATGACAAGCGAGGCTGGTCCTGCTTTTGACAGACGCTCTGGGAGAAGGCGCTCCACTGTAACTGGCCCGGACCGGAAAAGAAGATTAGTCAATGCGGAGGGGGATGTCTGGTCGAGACAGTCAGTATCCGGCAGTGCGACTGAATCGGGAGGGCGGATGACGGCACAGATGGATAGCAGGTCTATTTCCAGTGCGGCGTCGATGCGACCCGAAAGCTCTGCGCCTGGTGCGTCCTACTCCACGCCTATTGACTTGTCATCGTCGCCCCCAGACCAGCGTCCTCAGCGGTCAAATGACCGCCGAACCTCCTGGTCACGAGCGGGAAATGATTATCTAGAGTATATACGGCCGCGGTGGCAGCCGGACTCGGAGGTGACGGGTTGTCCGATCTGTCGAACACCCTTCAGTTTCTGGTACAGGAAACATCACTGTCGCAAATGTGGACGGGTGGTGTGCGCGTCATGTTCACCTCACCGGATCACAATTCCGAGACAATTTATTGTCCATCCGCCAGACACCAATCGCTCCCGTGCATCCACGCTGATTCCGCCACGTGTAGCGCCGCTCATTGATCTAGAAGGTGACGACTCAGCCCAATCACCCACGGCCCTTAACCCAGCTCTTGGAGGTGGCGAGGAGGTGCGCTTATGCAACCCTTGTGTACCGGACCCGAACCCAGAACCACCGCGTGGATATACAACCATTCGGGCTCCAGGCGAGCCCCAGTCAGGTGCAGATTATATACGGGGTGGTTTGAGTGCATCAACCAACCATTCCCGCCATCGTCCTTATCATTCCCTATCATCACCGACCCGTCACCCGCCGTACGCCTCGATC CCCGACAATTTCTCTACTCGCTCAGCCCGCAGGACAGTGGGGTCGAGTGACTATCATTTCTACGGTGGTTTCGGGGGGTCTTTAGGCTCGCGTTTCCAAGAGCGGCCAATGGAGTACGGTTCTTTATCAGCAGCTGGACTCGCCCCGTCTCCGATTGCATCGGGACGGCCTCTTCACTTGGCATCAGGCAGCGCGATGCTATCGGCTGGACCGTCGTTCGCTACATCTTCCAATCAGGAGATACGTCTACCTATCTCTGATCCCCGCCGCCGTGTAGACGAGCGAGACCTTTGCCCTATTTGTGACCATGTTCTTCCGCCTCTGGATGTGAACGGGAACGAGGATGCTCGGGAAGCACATATTAGGCAGTGCATCGAAAGTCATGGTTCCCGAGCGCGCTCGTCCTCCCACAGTAGCAGTCCCGTTGCGCAATCTTCCACCCCTGTGCGAATGCTCGCCTTTACAGCTACTGAGAAGGATTGCCTTGGGCATGATGGCAGTGCGCAGGAGTGCACTATCTGCATGGAGGAGTACGAGGTTGGCCAACCGCTGGTCCGACTGGAATGTCTCTGCAAGTTCCATAAAGGGTGCATTGTTGAATGGTTCGAGCGGAAAAAAGAGTGCCCGGTACATAAAGTGTCCTGA